In the Dendrosporobacter quercicolus genome, CCAGGAGGACATGTTGAAAAAGAAGAATCATTTGTTCAAGCAATTATTCGTGAAATATATGAAGAAACAGGATTGACTATAAAAGAGCCTAAATTATGTGGCGTAAAACAATTTCAAACAGATAAAGATGAACGATATATTGTATTATTGTTTAAGACAGATAAATTTGACGGTACTTTAATTTCTTCTGATGAAGGAGAAATGAGATGGATTGATAGAGATTCATTAAATGATTATACGTTAGTAAATGATTTTATGGAGTTATTAAATGTTTTTGATTCAGATTATTATAGTGAATTTATGTATGAGCGCAACAAATCAAATGATGATTGGTTAATTAAATTATATTAATTATTTAACATACTCTATACCCAATATTCCCCGCCAGCTTCATCGTTGAGCCTCATCGAAAACGGACTTAACGACAGCCAAAAACAAGCTGAACGAATCTCAGGAACAGTTAGCAAAGCTGCAGGAGCAGTTAACTCAGCTCAGGATCGAATCGAGCAAAGCCAGGAGCGAGTTAAAAGCAGCGCAGAGATTATTGCAAATTGCCAACGAATCCTTACAGAAGTACGCCAAAGAGGTCAAGTCACAGATGACTAGACTAACCTGGCAACGGAACTTGTTTGCCGGGGCTTCTTTTTTTGACAGAGAAAATGCCGCTCACAAGCGTGAGCGGCTGCTGTGAATTGTAGGGTATTTTTTGACACGATAAATATTAGTTAGTTTACTTGATCCAGTAGGCCTCTTTTTTCCATTTCGCCTCGATACAATTGATAGGTTTCCTTTTGCATTTGTACAAGAGACTTATAAAAAATTCCGTAAAATAAAATGGTCAGCCATTGGTGTTTCCGGCCCTTGGCGGCAGCATTATAAAGCATGATCAGCTGTTGATCGCTGATTTTACCGTTGGCAATTCTGCTTCTAAGGCTTTTTTGAGTTATTTTACTTAGCATTTGAGTGTATAGGCTAAAAATGAATAGGGCAACCGCGATAAAGGCGATCAGCTTAATGATTTGAATAAAAGTATCCATAATCTTTCTTTC is a window encoding:
- a CDS encoding 8-oxo-dGTP diphosphatase; this encodes MSRWEKAIVTVLCMVHDGNKILLQDRVRKDWRGFTFPGGHVEKEESFVQAIIREIYEETGLTIKEPKLCGVKQFQTDKDERYIVLLFKTDKFDGTLISSDEGEMRWIDRDSLNDYTLVNDFMELLNVFDSDYYSEFMYERNKSNDDWLIKLY